From one Lycium ferocissimum isolate CSIRO_LF1 chromosome 7, AGI_CSIRO_Lferr_CH_V1, whole genome shotgun sequence genomic stretch:
- the LOC132065259 gene encoding D-amino-acid transaminase, chloroplastic isoform X1, with protein MASSLSTLPKPISESSFFLPKLSNSIVIPKNILISRLKIRPLIQSNVFKNSNQTQFSSEGECSPMFDVPLLSCSEVIERLRTNRESHKTKQQYLAMYSSVFGGITTDTAAMVIPMDDHMVHRGHGVFDTAAIMNGYLYELDQHLDRFLRSATMAKIQIPFDRESIRRILIRTVSISQCRKGSLRYWLSAGSGDFQLSPSGCHQAALYAIVIQDQSPPDHRGVRVVTSSIQIKPPQFAVMKSVNYLPNALSKMEAEENDAYAAIWLDGDGFVAEGPNMNVAFVTKDKELLMPCFDKILSGCTAKRVLVLAAKLVKEGKLQGIRVDNVSVEDGKRAEEMMLIGSGVLVRSVVQWDEEIIGNGREGPVTQALLNLLLEDMKSGPPTVRVPVPY; from the exons ATGGCTTCTTCCTTGTCAACTCTCCCAAAACCCATCTCAGAATCCTCTTTTTTCCTACCAAAATTAAGCAATTCCATTGTTATTCCAAAGAACATCTTAATTTCAAGATTAAAGATCAGACCTTTGATCCAATCAAATGTTTTCAAGAATTCAAATCAAACCCAATTTTCCTCTG AAGGAGAATGTAGTCCAATGTTTGATGTCCCACTTCTCTCTTGCTCAGAG GTTATTGAGAGGTTGAGAACAAATCGAGAAAGTCACAAAACCAAGCAACAGTATTTGGCAATGTACTCTAGCGTTTTTGGTGGAATCACAACTGATACAGCTGCGATGGTGATTCCCATGGATGATCACATGGTCCATAGAGGGCATGGAGTTTTTGATACTGCTGCCATTATGAATGG ATACCTTTATGAGTTGGATCAACACCTTGATCGTTTCCTGAGATCTGCAACCATGGCCAAGATACAAATTCCTTTTGATAGGGAAAGCATTAGACGAATTCTCATTCGTACAGTAAGCATTTCACAATGCAGAAAAGGTTCTCTAAGATACTGGCTTTCGGCGGGATCCGGTGATTTCCAACTATCTCCGTCCGGCTGTCATCAAGCAGCTCTTTATGCCATTGTAATTCAAGATCAATCACCTCCTGATCACAGGGGCGTCAGAGTTGTAACTTCATCAATCCAAATAAAACCCCCACAGTTTGCTGTCATGAAGAGCGTAAATTATCTGCCAAATGCACTTTCCAAGATGGAAGCAGAAGAAAATGATGCATATGCAGCGATTTGGTTGGACGGCGACGGCTTTGTTGCTGAAGGACCGAACATGAATGTGGCTTTTGTTACAAAAGACAAGGAACTTCTGATGCCTTGTTTTGACAAAATTCTCAGTGGTTGTACAGCTAAAAGAGTTCTGGTTCTTGCAGCAAAATTAGTAAAAGAAGGTAAACTTCAGGGTATTAGAGTAGATAACGTATCTGTGGAGGACGGGAAAAGAGCAGAGGAGATGATGCTTATTGGCAGTGGAGTTCTTGTACGCTCAGTGGTGCAGTGGGATGAAGAAATCATCGGCAATG GTAGAGAAGGTCCTGTAACACAGGCTCTGCTAAATCTTCTCTTGGAGGATATGAAGTCAGGGCCTCCCACGGTGCGAGTTCCCGTTCCCTATTGA
- the LOC132065259 gene encoding D-amino-acid transaminase, chloroplastic isoform X2, with amino-acid sequence MASSLSTLPKPISESSFFLPKLSNSIVIPKNILISRLKIRPLIQSNVFKNSNQTQFSSGECSPMFDVPLLSCSEVIERLRTNRESHKTKQQYLAMYSSVFGGITTDTAAMVIPMDDHMVHRGHGVFDTAAIMNGYLYELDQHLDRFLRSATMAKIQIPFDRESIRRILIRTVSISQCRKGSLRYWLSAGSGDFQLSPSGCHQAALYAIVIQDQSPPDHRGVRVVTSSIQIKPPQFAVMKSVNYLPNALSKMEAEENDAYAAIWLDGDGFVAEGPNMNVAFVTKDKELLMPCFDKILSGCTAKRVLVLAAKLVKEGKLQGIRVDNVSVEDGKRAEEMMLIGSGVLVRSVVQWDEEIIGNGREGPVTQALLNLLLEDMKSGPPTVRVPVPY; translated from the exons ATGGCTTCTTCCTTGTCAACTCTCCCAAAACCCATCTCAGAATCCTCTTTTTTCCTACCAAAATTAAGCAATTCCATTGTTATTCCAAAGAACATCTTAATTTCAAGATTAAAGATCAGACCTTTGATCCAATCAAATGTTTTCAAGAATTCAAATCAAACCCAATTTTCCTCTG GAGAATGTAGTCCAATGTTTGATGTCCCACTTCTCTCTTGCTCAGAG GTTATTGAGAGGTTGAGAACAAATCGAGAAAGTCACAAAACCAAGCAACAGTATTTGGCAATGTACTCTAGCGTTTTTGGTGGAATCACAACTGATACAGCTGCGATGGTGATTCCCATGGATGATCACATGGTCCATAGAGGGCATGGAGTTTTTGATACTGCTGCCATTATGAATGG ATACCTTTATGAGTTGGATCAACACCTTGATCGTTTCCTGAGATCTGCAACCATGGCCAAGATACAAATTCCTTTTGATAGGGAAAGCATTAGACGAATTCTCATTCGTACAGTAAGCATTTCACAATGCAGAAAAGGTTCTCTAAGATACTGGCTTTCGGCGGGATCCGGTGATTTCCAACTATCTCCGTCCGGCTGTCATCAAGCAGCTCTTTATGCCATTGTAATTCAAGATCAATCACCTCCTGATCACAGGGGCGTCAGAGTTGTAACTTCATCAATCCAAATAAAACCCCCACAGTTTGCTGTCATGAAGAGCGTAAATTATCTGCCAAATGCACTTTCCAAGATGGAAGCAGAAGAAAATGATGCATATGCAGCGATTTGGTTGGACGGCGACGGCTTTGTTGCTGAAGGACCGAACATGAATGTGGCTTTTGTTACAAAAGACAAGGAACTTCTGATGCCTTGTTTTGACAAAATTCTCAGTGGTTGTACAGCTAAAAGAGTTCTGGTTCTTGCAGCAAAATTAGTAAAAGAAGGTAAACTTCAGGGTATTAGAGTAGATAACGTATCTGTGGAGGACGGGAAAAGAGCAGAGGAGATGATGCTTATTGGCAGTGGAGTTCTTGTACGCTCAGTGGTGCAGTGGGATGAAGAAATCATCGGCAATG GTAGAGAAGGTCCTGTAACACAGGCTCTGCTAAATCTTCTCTTGGAGGATATGAAGTCAGGGCCTCCCACGGTGCGAGTTCCCGTTCCCTATTGA